GCGGCAACTACGCGCAAAAGCGCGAAGGCACCGGCCTGGGCCTGACGCTGACGAGGGAATTCGTCGAAATGCACGGCGGCAAAATCTGGGTGGAAAGCGAAGTGGGCAAAGGTAGTACTTTTACTTTTACACTGCCGGTTAGATAGGAAGACTATTCACCACGGAGGACACGGAGGTCCACGAAGGTAAGATAGAAATGAAATTTGAAGAGTTATCAGAGCAGGCGCTTGGATGTGCTATCGAGGTACATCGGCAGCTTGGACCAGGGCTGCTCGAATCGACTTATGAGCAATGTCTGGCTTACGAACTCGGCCAGGTTAAGATTCCTTTCAAGCTTCAAGTCGAATTGCCGGTTGAATACAAGCAAATCAAGTTAGACTGCGGGTACCGGATTGACTTACTGATCGACGACCGAATCATTGTCGAGCTGAAAAGCGTCGAGCACTTGCTAACAATTCATGAAGCGCAAATTTTGACCTACATGAAACTGTCGGGAATTAGCGTCGGTTTGCTGATTAACTTTAACGTGACGGTCTTAAAACGAGGCGTCCGCAGGTTTGTTATCTGATTTCTCAGGGACCTCCATTTTACTACTATGCTTGAAAATTTGCGGATGCGAAAACTTTCGGAAAACGCACCACGGAGTGCATGGAGAACACGGAGGGAAGAGAAGAACAATTTCATGAAAAACAATTCTCTCTTTCTTGTCTCCGTGACCTCCGTGTCCTCCGTGGTGAACAATTTGAACCGCTGTTTACAAGACAGTGGTACGAGAGAGTAGAGTCGCCGATGGCTAGTGAACTTATTCTGATCATCGAGGATAACGAGAAGAACCGGAAGCTTTGCCGGGATGTGTTGCAGGTGAAGGGGTATCGGACCATCGAGTCCGAGACCGCCGAGGACGGGCTCAAGCTCGCTGCCGAGCAATGCCCGGCGCTGATCCTTATGGACATCCAGCTGCCCGGGATGGATGGGATTACCGCGATGAAGCAGTTGAAGGCCGATGCGACGACGAAGGATATTCCAATCATCGCCATCACCGCGTCAGCTATGACCAACAACCGCACTGCAATGCTCGATCAAGGCTTCGATGGGTATCAGACGAAGCCGATAAGTCTCAAAGAGTTTCTCGGCGAAGTCGAACGTGTTCTTAGAAAAGCGTAAGGCGTGAGGGGTAAGGGGTGAGGCGATTCGGAGTTTCGGAGATCCTCCCGCAAAGGCGCTAAGGCGCAAAGTTTCGGAGAGATTATTAAATAGAGCGTCTAGGACAAAGTGTATCTTGGCGAGATCTGCGTGCTTAGCGCGAGATATTCC
The window above is part of the Deltaproteobacteria bacterium genome. Proteins encoded here:
- a CDS encoding GxxExxY protein, producing MKFEELSEQALGCAIEVHRQLGPGLLESTYEQCLAYELGQVKIPFKLQVELPVEYKQIKLDCGYRIDLLIDDRIIVELKSVEHLLTIHEAQILTYMKLSGISVGLLINFNVTVLKRGVRRFVI
- a CDS encoding response regulator, whose amino-acid sequence is MASELILIIEDNEKNRKLCRDVLQVKGYRTIESETAEDGLKLAAEQCPALILMDIQLPGMDGITAMKQLKADATTKDIPIIAITASAMTNNRTAMLDQGFDGYQTKPISLKEFLGEVERVLRKA